The following proteins come from a genomic window of bacterium:
- a CDS encoding sugar kinase, whose protein sequence is MNGLNIRQDECGLDFLSLGAVVHRLDPGIIPFRKARTFDIHVSGGEYNVAANLSDCFGLKTGIATAMVRYGIGELVQSRIRETGVTPFYKWFDHDGVRGPNIATVYSDRGQGVRPPVVFYNRSNEAGALLKPGDFDWKALFAPGVRWFHSGGIFAALSETTSELIIEAMQAAHAAGAINSFDLNYRAKLWAPIGGLQKAQSVLRRIVSHVDALIGNEEDLQLGLGIRGPEVAAKSKLDSETFFQMIEKVVEQFPNIKMVATTLREVHSTNRHDWGAVLWLDGQRFISPTCQLDVVDRIGGGDGFASGLLYGLITGKTPEQALRLGWAHGALLTTFPGDISLAKLPEVEAFAKGGSARVQR, encoded by the coding sequence ATGAACGGATTGAACATTCGACAAGACGAGTGTGGATTGGATTTTCTCTCCCTGGGTGCAGTGGTGCATCGCCTGGATCCCGGTATTATCCCGTTTCGCAAGGCGCGTACTTTTGACATCCATGTATCCGGCGGAGAGTATAACGTGGCGGCGAATCTCTCTGATTGTTTCGGCCTAAAGACCGGCATCGCCACCGCCATGGTGCGGTACGGCATCGGCGAACTGGTACAGAGCCGTATCCGCGAAACCGGGGTGACCCCCTTTTACAAATGGTTCGACCATGACGGCGTGCGCGGTCCCAACATCGCCACGGTCTACAGCGATCGCGGGCAGGGCGTACGTCCGCCGGTTGTCTTTTATAATCGCTCGAATGAGGCGGGGGCGCTGCTCAAACCCGGAGATTTCGATTGGAAAGCCCTGTTCGCCCCTGGCGTGCGCTGGTTTCACTCCGGCGGCATTTTTGCCGCCTTGTCTGAGACCACCTCTGAACTGATCATCGAAGCCATGCAGGCGGCCCACGCGGCAGGCGCCATCAATTCGTTTGATCTGAACTATCGGGCTAAACTATGGGCTCCGATCGGCGGCCTGCAAAAGGCGCAATCTGTGCTGCGCCGCATCGTCAGCCATGTGGATGCACTCATCGGCAATGAGGAGGATTTGCAGCTGGGACTCGGCATACGCGGCCCTGAGGTCGCCGCCAAGTCCAAGCTGGATTCGGAGACATTTTTTCAGATGATCGAAAAAGTGGTGGAGCAATTCCCCAACATCAAGATGGTGGCCACCACTCTGCGCGAGGTGCACTCCACCAATCGACACGATTGGGGCGCGGTGCTGTGGTTGGATGGGCAGCGGTTTATCAGCCCGACCTGCCAACTGGACGTAGTGGACCGTATCGGCGGTGGAGACGGGTTTGCCTCCGGTCTACTCTACGGTCTGATCACCGGCAAGACGCCGGAACAAGCGCTCCGTCTTGGCTGGGCGCATGGTGCTCTGCTCACCACTTTTCCCGGCGATATCAGCCTGGCCAAGTTGCCCGAGGTGGAAGCGTTCGCCAAAGGAGGATCTGCGCGCGTGCAGAGATAG